One genomic window of Gammaproteobacteria bacterium includes the following:
- a CDS encoding glycine C-acetyltransferase codes for MSYKTAKQSLAQDLEDIKKAGLWKNERVIASPQANDISLASGAEVVNMCANNYLGLANHPEVIAAAKESYDDWGFGLASVRFICGTQAIHKKLEAEVSKFLGMEDTILYAACFDANTGLFETILNEQDAVISDELNHASIIDGVRLCKAARYRYKNNDMADLESKLKEAKSNGARRILITTDGVFSMDGTVAQLDKICDLADHYDAMVHHDDCHAVGFMGKTGRGVHEHHNVMDRVDIITGTFGKALGGGSGGYTSGRREIIDMLRQRSRPYLFSNTLAPAICAASLKVLEMLSHSTELRDRLFDNTRYFRSGMRKAGFIIADGEHPIVPVMLGDAVLAQKMSQKLLERGIYAVGFFYPVVPQGKARIRTQISAAHTRQDLDKAIAAFTDVYAELVRDKN; via the coding sequence ATGAGCTACAAAACCGCGAAGCAGAGTTTGGCACAGGATCTGGAAGATATAAAAAAAGCCGGATTGTGGAAAAATGAGCGAGTGATTGCCTCGCCACAGGCCAATGATATTTCGCTGGCCTCTGGCGCAGAGGTCGTCAATATGTGCGCCAATAATTATTTGGGGTTGGCCAATCATCCGGAGGTGATCGCCGCAGCGAAGGAAAGTTATGATGACTGGGGTTTTGGTCTGGCTTCGGTGCGGTTTATTTGCGGTACGCAAGCGATACACAAAAAACTGGAAGCGGAAGTCAGCAAGTTTCTCGGCATGGAAGACACGATTCTCTACGCTGCCTGCTTTGATGCAAACACCGGCTTGTTTGAAACCATTTTGAATGAACAGGATGCGGTGATTTCCGACGAGCTGAATCATGCCTCGATTATTGATGGCGTGCGGCTGTGCAAGGCGGCACGCTACCGTTACAAAAATAACGACATGGCTGATCTGGAAAGTAAGCTCAAGGAAGCCAAAAGCAACGGTGCGCGGCGAATTTTAATTACCACCGATGGCGTGTTCTCCATGGATGGCACGGTTGCGCAGCTGGATAAAATCTGCGATCTGGCGGATCACTACGACGCCATGGTGCATCACGATGATTGTCATGCCGTGGGGTTTATGGGCAAGACCGGTCGTGGGGTACATGAGCATCACAACGTGATGGATCGTGTTGACATCATTACCGGCACGTTTGGCAAGGCACTGGGTGGTGGCTCTGGAGGCTACACTTCTGGTCGACGGGAAATTATCGATATGCTGCGCCAGCGTTCGCGACCGTATTTGTTTTCAAATACACTGGCGCCCGCGATTTGTGCGGCATCGCTGAAAGTGCTGGAGATGCTGTCGCATTCCACGGAGTTGCGTGATCGCTTGTTTGATAACACCCGATATTTTCGCAGCGGCATGCGCAAGGCGGGTTTCATCATTGCTGATGGCGAGCATCCCATCGTGCCGGTGATGTTGGGCGATGCCGTGCTGGCGCAGAAAATGTCACAAAAATTATTGGAGCGCGGCATTTATGCGGTTGGATTTTTCTATCCGGTGGTGCCGCAAGGCAAGGCGCGTATTCGTACCCAGATTTCAGCAGCGCATACCCGACAGGATTTGGATAAGGCGATTGCGGCGTTTACCGATGTGTATGCGGAGTTGGTCAGAGATAAAAATTGA
- the tdh gene encoding L-threonine 3-dehydrogenase: MKALVKKHASEGIWLEDVPLPVVGNNDVLIKVQRTAICGTDVHIYNWDAWAQKTIKVPMTVGHEFAGVIVDMGANVTGLNVGDLVSGEGHIVCERCRNCLAGRRHLCPHTVGVGVNRTGSFAEYVAIPAKNVFRPAFKLPAEVLACFDPYGNAVHTALSFDMVGEDVLITGAGPIGIMAAMVADHVGAHKIVITDINDFRLGLAKQMVPRITAVNVAQQQVSADFMHSLGIVEGFDVGLEMSGSPQAFRTMLDRMINGGRIAMLGIMPNDTGINWTDVVFKGLFIKGIYGREIFETWYKGMMLVQTGLPLDKMITHRFHYTDFQQGFDVMRSGQSGKVVLSWAD, encoded by the coding sequence ATGAAAGCGCTAGTGAAAAAGCACGCCAGCGAAGGGATTTGGCTGGAGGATGTGCCACTTCCTGTGGTGGGCAATAACGATGTACTGATCAAGGTGCAGCGCACCGCCATTTGCGGCACCGATGTGCACATTTATAACTGGGACGCCTGGGCGCAGAAAACCATCAAGGTGCCCATGACGGTGGGGCATGAATTTGCGGGCGTGATTGTCGACATGGGAGCCAACGTGACGGGCTTGAACGTGGGCGATCTGGTCTCCGGCGAGGGGCATATTGTCTGCGAACGTTGCCGCAACTGTTTGGCGGGTCGCCGGCATTTGTGTCCGCACACCGTTGGCGTTGGGGTGAATCGCACCGGCAGTTTTGCCGAGTACGTAGCCATACCTGCCAAAAATGTTTTTCGCCCCGCGTTCAAATTGCCTGCCGAAGTGTTGGCGTGTTTTGATCCCTACGGCAATGCGGTACACACTGCGCTGTCGTTTGATATGGTGGGTGAGGACGTACTGATTACCGGCGCAGGCCCCATCGGTATTATGGCGGCGATGGTGGCCGATCACGTGGGCGCACACAAAATTGTAATTACCGACATCAATGATTTTCGTCTTGGTTTGGCCAAACAAATGGTGCCGCGTATTACGGCGGTGAATGTTGCGCAGCAGCAGGTGAGCGCAGATTTCATGCATAGCCTGGGCATTGTAGAAGGCTTTGATGTGGGGCTGGAAATGTCCGGTTCGCCGCAGGCATTTCGCACCATGCTGGATCGCATGATCAACGGTGGACGCATTGCGATGCTGGGCATCATGCCCAACGATACCGGTATCAATTGGACGGATGTGGTATTCAAAGGATTATTCATCAAAGGCATTTACGGCCGCGAAATTTTTGAAACCTGGTACAAGGGCATGATGTTGGTGCAGACGGGCTTGCCGTTGGACAAAATGATTACGCATCGTTTCCACTACACCGATTTCCAGCAGGGATTTGATGTGATGCGTTCCGGTCAATCCGGTAAAGTGGTGCTGAGCTGGGCGGACTAA
- a CDS encoding HDOD domain-containing protein, whose product MTTTDSSPSADKMESMLNGIKIPPQPKVLSELREQAGKGFPNMQLVAQIISRDVSLSASVIKIINSPFYGLNQRVSSIQQAVMLLGADKLMGLATAAALRQTIKGKGSISIEKFWERAADIANLCMGLARSCHYSKLDEFYALGLFHDSGVAMLAQHFPNYKEIQAEANTTRESITDVEDKHYQTDHATIGYFLSKSWYLPDAVAHTIRDHHDLDHLLLPGAENDERNGMMCILRMATNIHYSANRVSSEPDWDIIGSQILGYMQIQEEEYEDMILDMTDKLAASR is encoded by the coding sequence ATGACCACCACCGATTCATCCCCCTCTGCCGACAAAATGGAATCCATGCTCAACGGCATTAAAATTCCACCTCAGCCCAAGGTGTTAAGCGAATTGCGCGAACAAGCCGGCAAAGGCTTTCCCAACATGCAGTTGGTGGCACAAATCATCAGCCGCGATGTCAGCCTGTCTGCGAGCGTAATCAAAATCATCAACAGCCCGTTCTATGGGCTCAATCAGCGCGTCAGCTCCATTCAGCAAGCTGTCATGCTGCTGGGAGCCGACAAACTAATGGGATTGGCCACCGCCGCCGCGTTGCGCCAGACCATCAAGGGCAAGGGTAGCATTTCCATTGAAAAATTCTGGGAACGCGCCGCCGATATTGCCAATTTGTGCATGGGCCTGGCGCGCAGTTGTCACTACAGCAAACTGGATGAGTTTTATGCCCTGGGATTATTTCATGACAGCGGCGTTGCCATGCTCGCCCAGCACTTCCCCAACTACAAGGAAATCCAGGCCGAAGCCAACACCACCCGTGAATCCATCACCGATGTGGAAGACAAACACTACCAAACCGATCATGCCACCATCGGCTACTTTTTGAGTAAGTCCTGGTATTTGCCCGATGCAGTTGCTCACACCATTCGCGACCATCACGATCTGGATCATCTGCTGCTGCCCGGCGCCGAAAACGACGAGCGCAACGGCATGATGTGCATCCTGCGCATGGCGACCAATATTCACTACTCCGCCAACCGCGTCAGCAGCGAACCGGATTGGGACATCATTGGTTCACAGATTTTGGGCTACATGCAAATCCAGGAAGAAGAATACGAAGATATGATTTTGGACATGACTGACAAACTAGCCGCATCACGTTAA
- a CDS encoding MFS transporter, which yields MSKTERRAAVSLAGIYSLRMMGLFMILPVFALYAEHLEGVTPTLVGLAVGIYGLTQALFQIPFGMLSDRFGRKPMIALGLLIFALGSVVAAMSDTMLGVILGRALQGAGAIAAVVMALTADLTREENRVKAMSIIGISIGASFAGSLVAGPFLNTLIGVQGIFWMTGILALLAIVALYTVVPTPISSRFHRDAQPIPAQFKTVLFNPELLRLNAGIFILHSVLTSTFVVMPLVLRDQMGIAAEGHWYVYLPVMLVAFIGMVPFVIVAEGKRRIKQVFAGAIGTMVLAEVLLVTELHSMVFLLAALVLFFVAFNVLEAILPSLIVKVAPSHIKGTAMGVYSTSQFLGAFCGGVMGGTLFGHFGVESVFIFATLMLMLWLSLAATMRSPRYLGSFMVRVGPVDEERAHQLVIEFTKIPGVAEAVVIPEDQIAYLKVDNKSVDRDALMKYSVDVVEHDPDKK from the coding sequence ATGTCCAAGACCGAGAGACGTGCAGCGGTATCTTTGGCAGGAATTTACTCCTTGCGCATGATGGGGCTATTTATGATTTTGCCCGTGTTTGCGCTGTATGCAGAACATCTGGAAGGCGTGACGCCGACCCTGGTGGGATTGGCGGTGGGAATTTACGGCTTGACGCAGGCACTGTTCCAGATTCCGTTTGGCATGTTGTCAGACCGGTTTGGTCGCAAACCGATGATTGCTTTGGGGCTGTTGATTTTTGCCCTGGGCTCGGTGGTGGCCGCAATGTCGGACACAATGCTGGGGGTGATATTGGGGCGGGCGCTGCAAGGGGCTGGGGCGATTGCGGCAGTGGTGATGGCGCTGACGGCGGATTTGACCCGTGAAGAAAATCGGGTCAAGGCCATGTCCATCATCGGTATTTCCATTGGTGCCTCGTTCGCCGGATCACTGGTGGCCGGGCCGTTTCTAAATACCTTGATTGGTGTGCAAGGCATTTTCTGGATGACGGGAATTCTGGCCTTGCTGGCGATCGTGGCCTTGTACACGGTGGTGCCCACGCCGATCAGCAGTCGATTTCATCGCGACGCGCAACCGATACCCGCGCAGTTCAAAACCGTGTTGTTCAATCCGGAGTTGTTGCGTCTCAACGCCGGTATTTTTATTTTGCATTCGGTGCTGACGTCAACGTTCGTGGTGATGCCACTGGTTCTGCGTGACCAGATGGGCATTGCGGCTGAAGGTCATTGGTATGTTTACCTGCCGGTAATGCTGGTGGCATTTATCGGCATGGTGCCGTTTGTGATTGTGGCCGAAGGCAAGCGCCGCATCAAACAGGTGTTCGCCGGTGCGATTGGAACCATGGTGTTGGCCGAAGTGCTGTTGGTTACTGAGTTGCATTCCATGGTGTTTTTGCTGGCGGCACTGGTGTTGTTCTTTGTCGCGTTTAATGTGCTGGAAGCGATTCTGCCTTCGCTGATTGTCAAAGTGGCGCCATCGCACATCAAGGGTACAGCGATGGGCGTTTATTCGACCTCGCAATTTTTGGGCGCATTCTGTGGCGGCGTCATGGGCGGTACGCTGTTTGGTCATTTCGGGGTGGAGTCCGTATTTATTTTTGCCACCTTGATGTTGATGCTGTGGCTGAGTCTGGCTGCGACCATGCGCAGTCCACGATATCTGGGCAGCTTCATGGTACGTGTTGGCCCAGTGGATGAAGAGCGCGCCCACCAGTTGGTGATTGAATTCACCAAGATCCCCGGTGTGGCCGAGGCGGTGGTGATTCCCGAAGATCAGATCGCGTATTTGAAAGTGGATAACAAATCGGTGGATCGCGATGCGTTGATGAAATACAGCGTGGATGTGGTAGAGCACGACCCCGATAAAAAATAA